GAAGGCATGCGCTTCTTCCGGATGAATGGCAGCCGCGGGAATGCAGAAATTTTCAACAGCCAGGATCGATCCTTCTTTGGGAATGACAAAATCCAGATCCTTTCCCTGCTCCATAACCATTGCAAGATTTCCACTCCAACCATGCACCACCCACGCATCTCCCGCAAGCAAGAGCTCATCAAAGCTGGTGCTGTTATACGCTTGCAAAAGCGGTTTTTGCTGACGCAGAAGATCTCTGGCTTCCAGCAGAATCTCGCGTTCGGTTGAGTTGATGGA
The window above is part of the bacterium genome. Proteins encoded here:
- a CDS encoding extracellular solute-binding protein; translation: SINSTEREILLEARDLLRQQKPLLQAYNSTSFDELLLAGDAWVVHGWSGNLAMVMEQGKDLDFVIPKEGSILAVENFCIPAAAIHPEEAHAFINFMLDAKVGAEITNYSYYPNTNEAAKPYIKPEILNNPVCYQDDETLSRCELVRDVGQAAQLLDRYWTEIKSQ